GTGCCGATGCCGATGGCCACCGACTTACGCGGGAGGTTGAACTTGTCCTTGATCGCGGAGACCACGACTTCCATGAGGGAGAACAGGGAGGTGAAGCCCGCGATGGTCAGGGAGGCGAAGAAGAGGAAGCCGAAGGCCGGGCCGAACGCCATCTCGTTGATGATCGCCGGGAAGGCGACGAAGGCCAGGCCGATGCCCGAGGTGGCGACCTCGTCGACGGCCACCGACTGCTGGACCGCCATGAAGCCGAGCGCCGCGAAGACGCCGATGCCCGCCAGGACCTCGAAGGAGGAGTTGGCGAACGCGGTGGTCAGGCCGGTACCCGTGAGGTTGGAACGGGGGCGCAGGTAGGAGGAGTAGGTGAGCATGATGCCGAAACCGACGGACAGGGAGAAGAAGATCTGCCCGTAGGCGGCGACCCACACCGTCGGGTTGGTCAGCGCGCCCCAGTCCGGGGTGAACAGGGCGTCGAGGCCGGTGGCCGCGCCGGGCAGGAGAACCGCCTGGACGACCACGATGAGGAAGAGCACCACGAGGATCGGGATGAAGAACGTGGCCACCTTACCGATGCCCTTGTCCACCCCGATCGCCAGCACGACGATCGCGGCGATCCACACGAGGGCCAGGGCCAGTGCGATCTGCGGGACGAAGTCGGTGGAGAACGTCGCCGTCTCATCGAACTGCAGGAACTCACCGAAGAAGTAGGAGTCCGGGTCTGAGCCCCACGCCTTGGTGAAGGACTTCACCGCGTACAGGCCCGCCCAACCGATGATGGCGGCGTAGTAGATGGTGATGAAGAACGCCACACCCACCTGGATCCAGCCGACCGGCTCCGCCCAGCTCTTGACCCGGCGGAACACCAGCGGCGCGGAGCCGCGGTAGCGGTGGCCGAGCGCGTAGTCCAGGAACAGCAGCGGAATGCCGGCCGTGAGCAGCGCGATGAGGTAGGGGATGAGGAAGGCGCCGCCGCCGTTGTCGTACGCGACATACGGGAAGCGCCAGATGTTGCCGAGGCCCACGGCGGAGCCGATGGCGGCGAAGAGGAACGCCCACCGCGAGGAGAACACCTCGCGGCGCTGGGTCTGCCCAGCCTGGGAAGTGGTGTCGGACATGGAGGTACCTGTCTGGTCCGGAGGGAAAGACGTCCTTGCTTCTCGACGCCCGGGGGTGGCAGGCGGCACGCAGCGGTGACATCGAAGGCATCAGCGTCGGAGTGTGACGCATCTAATATTCGGTGCGCAGATCATATAACGCGGGCGGTCAGGGCACCAACAGGGGTCCGCAGGGGTGAAATCCCAGGCTGCTAGGATGAACGCCCGTGAGCCTTACTCTTGGAATCGTCGGCCTGCCCAACGTGGGCAAGTCCACCC
Above is a window of Corynebacterium suedekumii DNA encoding:
- a CDS encoding sodium-dependent transporter, with translation MSDTTSQAGQTQRREVFSSRWAFLFAAIGSAVGLGNIWRFPYVAYDNGGGAFLIPYLIALLTAGIPLLFLDYALGHRYRGSAPLVFRRVKSWAEPVGWIQVGVAFFITIYYAAIIGWAGLYAVKSFTKAWGSDPDSYFFGEFLQFDETATFSTDFVPQIALALALVWIAAIVVLAIGVDKGIGKVATFFIPILVVLFLIVVVQAVLLPGAATGLDALFTPDWGALTNPTVWVAAYGQIFFSLSVGFGIMLTYSSYLRPRSNLTGTGLTTAFANSSFEVLAGIGVFAALGFMAVQQSVAVDEVATSGIGLAFVAFPAIINEMAFGPAFGFLFFASLTIAGFTSLFSLMEVVVSAIKDKFNLPRKSVAIGIGTFMALLSLGLFSTTSGLMALDVMDKFTNNVGIVAIALISVIILDWILRRIDEFGTHLNAVSSFRVGTVWRICVVNVTTLVLGFTLIQELITLIREGYGGYTAGQVALYGWAVIALIVLLAMALSIFPWRGDTPLHGPPGSDFGVDPDIRRTVREPRRYSDQSLVDAPPAAPRTSPTSPTARTTHTENGETA